The genomic segment TCCCGTTTCGAGGCCGGACTGCGACCGTTCGCCGGTCTGCTCGGTCGTTTGATCGAAGGAAACGTGAGCGGCGTTCCACCCCCGTCAGCGGAACCGATCGAGCGGGCAGACGTCGACGATGGTAAAGCGGCCCGGCGACGCGAAACGTCCGACTCGAAACGTAAACGGAAGAAACGAACGCGCGAACGGCCGTCCGAGGAGTGTCTGGTCGATACCCACCTCATCGACGACGAGTTCATCGTTACTGCCGATATTCCCGGCGCGAGAAAGGGCGACGTCGCCGCCGGTCTCAATCCGAGGACGGACGAACTCGTGATCAGCAAGAACGGGGCGATCGTCGGGCGCGTTACCCTCCCCTAGGAGTCGCCGGAGGCGACGAGGGGCTGGTTCAACAACGGCGTCCTCGAAGTTCGCGTCCGACCGGAAGGGGCGTGACCGACCCCGCCGCCGACTCCCACTCCCGTGTGTTACGACGCCGAGCGGGACCGACGAATTCGATACCCGGTTCTGTGCCATCGAGAGAACTCGAGCGATCGCTCGGCGCTCGAAACGCTTCCGCCGATCCCCACCTGGGGTTCGGGCTGAGTAATTAATGCGTTCCAGGCGAACCTGTTCGTATGGCGCAGGCAACGATCGCGGTCACGCTTCCCGAGGACGTCTGGGTCCAGCAGGTCTCTACCGCCCACCCGGAGGCGACGTTCCAGGTCGTCGCCGCCGTTCCCGGCACCGATTCCGGGTTCGCACTGGTGCGCATCATCGGCCCCGATATTTCGACCATCCTCGAGGACATGGACGATCACTCGCAGATCGTCGAACTGTCGCTCGTCCAGTCGAGCGACGACGAGGCGACGGTCCACTTCGAAACGACGATGCCGCTCCTGCTCTTTTCCTCGCGAAACCCGGGGATGCCGATCGAACTCCCGGTCGCCGTTCGAAACGGGGAGGCGACGATCGAGGCGACGGGCTCCCGAGAGCGCCTCTCGCAGTTCGCCGGGCAGCTCTCGCAGTACGGCCTCCAGTACCGCATCGAGACCCTGCAAGAACGGCTCCGCGACACGCAACTCCTCTCCGAGCGCCAGCGGGAACTCGTCGTCGCCGCCGTCGAAGAGGGGTACTACGACACGCCGCGGCGGTGTTCGCTGACCGAACTCGCGGACCACCTCGACATCGCGAAGTCGACGTGCAGCGAGACGCTTCACCGCGCCGAAGAGGTGATCGTCAAGCAATTCGTCGACGACCTAGCCACCGCCGAGACGGAACCGCTGCTGGAGAACTGAGCGGCGACGTCCGGTGCGGTTCGATCGCGAACTCGAGCCAGGGCTCGTGCGCGTAGCTGTCCGGTGAACCAGCCGTTTACTGGGCGTTGATCACGACGCGCGTATGTAGGACGGGAAGCGGGACTACTTCGGAACATCTCCTGGAGTTCGGACGGCTCAATGGGACGCTCCAGTTCGCTCTTCCCTCGTTCGCGGCCTGCTAGTCGGGTACCAGTCGGACGAGAGGGGCGTTTTCACCGTCCACTGCGACGTACAGCGCACCGGTCTCGGGATCGACCTCGACGTCGCGAATCCGCCATCCGCGATCCTCGAGTAGCGAGTCGGTTTCCTCGACGTCGGTCCCGTCGACGGTAAACCGGCCGAGGTACGCTCCGGCCAGGTTCCCGACGAACAGGTCGCCCTCCCAGTCGGGAAAGGCGTCGCCGTCGTAGAAGGTCATTCCGGTGGGTGGAAAGCCGCCGGAGTTGCACTCCCAGTAGAAGACCGGATCGACGAGGTCTTCGCGTCTGCGCGGATCGTCGCCGACCGGGTCGTCGGTCCCGTACTCGCAGCCGTAGCTCGCGACGGGCCAGCCGTAGTTGCCACCTTCTTCGACGATATTAATCTCGTCCCCGTCCTCCTCGCCGTGCTCGGACTGCCAGAGGTCACCCGTTTCGGGATGGACCGTCATCCCCTGGGAGTTCCGGTGCCCGTAGCTGAAGACGGCGTCCTTCGCACCGCTCTCGTCGACGAACGGATTATCATCGGGGATCGAGCCGTCCGGTTCTAGTCGCAACGTCGTTCCGAGGTCGTTGGTCGGATCCTGCGAGACGTGGTCGGGGCCGAAATTTTTGAACGCTCGGTCGCCGACGGTTACGTAGACCCTGCCGTCGTCACCGAAGACGACCCGGGAGCCGTAGTGGTCGTCCGAATCGACGAACGGTTCGGCTACGTAGAGCTCCTCGGCGTCCTCGAGCCGCGCTGCCTCGCCGTCGAGTCGGCTCCGGCCGAGCGCCGTGGTCGACTCGCCGTCGTCGTTCGCCGTCGAATACGTCAGGTAGAGCCACGGCTCGTCCGGGAAGTCGGGGTGGAGCGCGACGTCGAGCAGGCCACCCTGGCCGTCCGCGTACACGCTCGGCGTCCCCTCGAGTTCCTCGACGGTGCCGTCGTCCGGATCGTGGAGAGACAGCCGTCCGTCGCGCTCGGCGACGAGCAGCCGGGTATCGTCCGGAAGGAACGCCATCCCCCAGGGATGACTGAGGTCCTGGGCCACCTCTTCGACCTCGAAGCCGTCGGTCTGCCCGGCAGCATCGAGGACGCCGGTACAGCCGGCGACGGCCGCCGAGAAGATGCCTCCGGAAACCGAGAGGATCGTGCGTCGCTTCACAGGACAACGTGGCGGCGCAGACGGGTAAAAACCTTCTACAGTAGTACCCGAACGTTCGTTTTCACACGAGTTCCAGACGTGAATTCGATCGGGACTGCTCGAGCTCCGATCCGGCGTTCAGTAACTACACTCTCTGAAATAGGTTCAATAGCTACCTCAACTACCTCACCTACCTCAACTACCTCGCCTCTCTATTCAATGCTGGATACCTCCGTCACTCGAACGAAAAGCCCGCTACGCGAAATCGGCAGTATCGCGACCGCCTCTTTTTCGCATCGACACGGCTCGAGCCGTCACGTACGGCCGGCTGACACAGTACGAGACGAGCCAAACAGCCCTCACCGTGGCAACGGCTATTCTGCGCCGGTCCCGTTCTTACCGATCCGTTTGCGTCTCGTATAGTCGAGCCATTCGACGGAAGAACGCAAGCATGAGGACGATCGAAGCCACGGTCCCGACGCCCGTTCGCAGGGACCGCCGTTCGACGGCCGATTTGAGCATGAAGAGGAAGACCGGTGCGCTTGCGGCGGTGAACAGCGTATTCGTCGATCGTAGCGTTCCCTGTTCGAGCCAGATTCGTTCGCCGAACACGACGCGAGTCGCCCACGCGCTATCGTCCGCTGGTTCGGGAGCCACCAGCGGATTGATCGCGACGAGCGGGAGGACCTCGGTCAGGAGCGTCCGGTTCCGCCGGTAAATCGCCAGAACGAGCGTCAGATACGCAGCGACGAACGCCCAGACGCTCCACGGATTGGCGTGTCCGGACCAGAAATACCGATCGACGAGACGGTCGCCGGCGCCCGCTCGAGTGAACATGTCTGTATATATGACAGGAGCGAACGTAGCGTTTGCGCACGTTCCGCGTAGCGAGAGCCGTCTACGGCGAGAGGCGTACGATAGGCTGGCCGAGATTGACCCTCTTCCGAGAGCGTCGCGCCCGCCGCTTGAATCGGTAGACGAGCCGTGTTCCATCCGATATCCAGTCTATCGAGTTCGGTCCGAACTTCTGAACGATTGGTCGATTTCGGTCCTGGAATCACCGTGTCCTTTCCTCCCGGTCGAGATCTCGTCGCGTGGACGCGAAGGAGGACGTCAAACGCGCCCGAATCGACGCAGTAACTCCCCTGAGCCTCGCAGTTACTTCAGGCAGACGTATCGGATAGGCGTCCTTGGCGATAGCAACGACTGCCACTTTCGTTTGTGGATAATTAGGGCGAGATAACGAGTGATCCGAAATGGGCGATCAGAGCACGGGCGAATCCGACCGCTGTTACGGGCGACGGCCGACAGCGGTTCGGACGGTCGTCTCTCGCCCCGAGTCCCTTCGCCGTACCGAGTCCGAACTGAATCAGACGAAACCGAAGCGAATGCCGGCATGAACGACGACTCGAAGCGCCGCGTGCATCCGAAAGGACACTGTCAGAGCTGCGGCGAACCGCTTCGGTTCGTGCCGTGTCTGAACTGTTCCGCGCTCCGCGAGTTGAAGGAGGCGGACGAAGAGTGATCGCTCCCGGAACTGCCGTCCGATAGATGCCGTCAGCGACGGTGCTCGGTTCCTCGTCGTCCTCGGAACGGAACGGATCGCGGACCAAACTGGCGGAACGGCCAGAGGCGGTTACGATCGGCGTCCGCGGGCGTTTTTCGAGATCGATCCCCCGACCTCCGTCACGTTCTTCCAAACGGACGAGCGATCATCCCGTTCACGTCCCTGTTAGTCTGCTCCAGAGCGTTCTGCGGTCCGCGCCCCCGGCGAGCGCCTGAAGCTTCCGGAGCGTCTTCGATTCTTGCTCGAGGTTCCCCCGTAGCGGCTCGGTTACGTCCGCTCCGAGGTTCGCCTTCTCGGCCGTCATGAGCAGTTCCTCGTAGCTCGAAATTTCGAGTCGCTCCGTCTTCATCGCCGCGTTAAGGTAGTAGGTGTTCAGGAGGGTGTCGCCCGTCACGCTGGCGTCGAACTGCTCTCGCTCCGCCAACAGGCCGTCGACGATTCGGTTGTCCCGTCTTGTCGGCTCCCGGCCGAGCGCTTCGAAGGCCGCTTCGACGCTCTGGACTTGCGTTTCCGTCTCGGTTCGGTGAACGGCGAAGCCCTTGCTGAGGTTGTCGTTCGTGGCCGTTTCCGACATCTCGTCTAGGGCGTCGACCAGCTTCAACTCCATGTCGTAGACGGCCTCGAGGCCGTACACGAACAGGTCTTCGAAGTCTCGGATTTCGGTCTGATGTGCGCTCACGGTAGTTCCGTTCGGCGATTCGAGAAGGAGTCACAAAGCCGTTTTTCCGACGGGACGGACTCTCTCGGGACCGTGAGACACCTCGTGAACGCCGCCGGCCCGTCGCGGTCCGTTACCGGTGACTCTACGTTAGCGAGTGAGATCCGTCGGACGCGGTGAATCCCACAGCCGGTTACAGCCGCCAGCGTGCGGCTACCGTTCGCTGGGCTCGGGGCGGTCCGCCCGGTGATGTCGAGCGAACCACCACTGGAGGAACCGCTTCGCCGGGCGCGAGGTAGCGACGCGGATCCCGGCGGACATCACCGGCGTCCGCCACGACTCGGGGAGTACGGCCGCGACGACCGCGCCGATCTTTCCGGTGGAGCCGACGCTGTACCGTCGCTTCGGCGACTCACTGTTCGCAGCCTCGAGTATCGTCTCGGCGACCGCTTCGGACGTCGTGATCCCGGGACCGCCGCTTTTGATCGTGTGGAGTTGCTCGTGCAGTTCGTAGAGGTCGGTGTACGCCGTGCCGTGATCGACGTCGATGAGTTCGTCGCGCGTGCGGTCGTAGTGATCCGTCGCCACGACCGTCGGCTCGACGACGACGACGTCGATACCGTACTCGCGAACCTCCTGGCGGAGAGTCTGGCTGACCGCGGCGAGCGCCGCCTTCGATGCGCTGTAGACTCCCATTCCAGCGATCGGGAACCGGTCGGTGATGCTCGTGACGTTGACGATCGTCCCGGCGCCCCGCTCGCGCATGTGGGGGACGACGGCGCGCAGCAGCCGGTGGGGACCGAAGACGTTGACGTCGTACTGCTCTCGCACCTTCTCGATCGGCACGTCCTCGACGGGTCCGGCCTGACTGAAGCCGGCGTTGTTGACGAGACAGTCGATGCGGCCGCGCTCCGAGATGATACGGTCGACCACCCGTTCGACGTCCGCGTCCGAGGTCACGTCGAGCGCTGCCGTCGTCGCGCCGGTCGTCTCGAGTTCGGCCAGGTCGTCCCGATTCCGCGCGGTCGCGTAGACGTGCCAGCCGTCGTCGAGGAACGCGCGGGCGGTCGCGCGGCCGATACCCGACGAACAGCCGGTGATGAGGACGGTGTCGCTCATTACGACGCGTTCCACGCTCTCCCAGATAGATCCAGGGGCGACCGCCACCGGCGCTGAACCGTCACGAGCGCGGGGGGAACGGCGCTCAACCGAACTCGAGGGCGTTACGAATCCCCGCCTCGATACGATCTGCATCGGGCAGGTACGCGTCCTCGCGGGCGAACAGCGGCACGGGGACGTCGTAACCGGTCACCCGTTCGACGGGGGCCTCGAGGTAGAGGAACGCCTCTTCGTTGATGCGCGCGGTGATCTCGCCGGCCATGCCGCCGGTCCGCGGCGCCTCGTGGACGACGACGCACCGACCGGTCTTCTTCGCCGAGTCGACGATCGTCTCCGCGTCCAGCGGATAGAGCGTCCGCGGGTCGATCACCTCGACGCTCGCGTCGACGTCCTCGACGGCCTCGAGCGTCTCGCGGAGCATCGATCCCCAGGCGATCACCGTGACGTCGTCGCCGGGGTCGACCACGCGAGCCTCGCCGAGCGGGATCTCGTGGTCGTCGGGCACCTCCTCGCGGAACGAGCGGTACAGCCGCGTCGGTTCCATAAAGACGACCGGGTCGGGGCTGCGGATCGCCGACGTGAGAAGCCCCTTCGTTTCGGCCGGCGAAGAGGGGAAGACGACCTGCAGGCCGGGGACGTGCGCGAATCCCGCCTCGAAGCTCTCGGAGTGAAGCTCCAGGGCGTGGATGCCGCCGCCGTACGGCGTTCGGACCGTCATGGGACAGCTGATCGTCCCTCGAGTGCGGCTCCGGATGCGCGCGACGTGCTGGGCGAGCTGGTGGAACCCCTGGTAGAGGAAGCTCTGGAACTGGATCTCTGGAACGGGCCGCATGCCGGTGGCCGCGAGTCCGACGCCGACCCCGACGATCCCCGCTTCCGCGACCGGCGCGTCGAACACCCGGTCGGGGTAGTCGTCGAGCAGGCCTTCCGTCGCCCGGAACACCCCGCCCGCGCGGCCGACGTCCTCGCCGTAAACGACAACGTCGTCGTCGCGCTCGAGTTCGCCGCGCAGCGTCTCCCGGACGGCCTCGATCATTCGGAGCCGTTCACTCATCTCCATCACCTCCGAAGGCCTCGAACTGGCGCTCGAGTTCGGGCGGCATCTCGGCGTACACGTGTCGGAACATGTCCGCCGGATCGAGCTCCTCGCGATCCTCCTGCGCCCGATCGATCGCCTCGGCGATCTCGGTCTCGACCCTGTCGTCGATCGCCGCCTTCGTCTCCTCGTCGAGGATCCCCCGATCCTCGAGGTACACCTGGAAGCGGACGATCGGATCGCGAGCCTCCCACTCCGTTTCCTCCTCGGGCTCGCGGTAGACGGAGGGATCGTCAGAGGTCGTGTGCATCGAGCGCCGGTAGGTGAGCGCTTCGATCATGACCGGATCCCCGTCCCTGGCTTTCTCGATGGCGTCTCGCGCGACGCGGTAGACGGCCAGGACGTCGTTCCCGTCGACCCGGATCCCCTCGATGCCCGCCGCGACGGCTTTCTGGGCGAGGGTCTCCGCGTCGGTCTGCTTCTCGAGTCGCGTGGAGATGGCGTACCGGTTGTTCTGACAGACGAACACCGTCTGGGCGTCGTAGACGCCGGCGAAGTTGAGCGCCTCGTAGACGTCCCCCTCGCTGGTCGCGCCGTCGCCGAAGTAAGTGAGCGCGACGTTTGATCGGCCCTGTAGCGCTTCCCCCCATCCGACCCCGACGGCGTGCAACGGCTGCGTTCCGACGGGGATCGCCGGCGGCAGCGCCCCCTCGCCGCCCGGGATCTCGGCACCCTCCTCCATCCCCATCGCGTACTGGAGAACCTTGTGAGGCGACGTCTCGCGGACCAGGAGCGCGGGCTGCTCGCGGAACGACGGGACGATCCAGTCGTCCTCGGCCATGGCGAACGCGCTCCCGATCTGTGCCGCCTCCTGTCCGATCGCCGGTGCGTACGTCCCGAGTTCGCCGCGACGCTGCAGCGCGATGGCGCGCTCGTCGAGTCGGCGCGACCGCTTCATCTGCTCGTACAGCTCCAGTAACTCCTCGTCGGTCAGCGAGGGAACCAGCTCTTCGTCGACCGTTTCGTCCTCCGAGAGCACCTGTACCGATCTGATGGTGAACTGAGCGATATCCTCTGTGGGCATAGTGGTGCTACTTGTCCAGAACGCTTAACGCGTCACCCAGTATGCGACGGTGATGCACACCTCCGACCCGACGGACCTACGCGGCCAGGTCCCGTTTGCCGAACGCTGCCGAAAGAGGCGTACTTCCGAGGAGGTGACGGGATTCAAAGCCGGCGCATCCTATATCGCCGCCTTCTGTTAGTTATAAATTACCCCACTCGTATCCGATTCGTCCGCCGAGCCTCCGGCGGTCCCAACCGGGCTCTCCCCTTCGCTTATCTACGTCCCCGTCGTTGTGCTACAGCGGGTGTGCCAACCAATGTCTACCGATGAGGGACGCACGAACTTGGAGCTGTTATCGGAGTACGACGAATACGTGATGCCGGTCTGGAAGGAGCTTAGCATCCCGATCAAATCCGCGTCAGACTGCGTCCTCGAGGACTTCGACGGCGAGGAGTACCTGGACGCCTTTTCGGGGATTTCGGTCACGAACGCGGGCCACCACAACGACGCAATCGTCGAGGCCGCGACGGAGCAACTGCGAGACGTCGTTCACACCTGCTCGTACCTGCATCCGAACGAACCGGTCGCGAAACTCGGGAAGAAAATCGCGGAGATCACACCGGGCGATCTTCAGCGATCGTTCTTCTGCAACTCGGGCACGGAGGCGGTCGAAGGCGCGGTGAAGCTGGCGCGTAAGTACACCGGAAGCAAGGAAGTCGTCGCGCTGGAGATGGCCTTTCACGGGCGGACGCTCGGGAGTCTGGCGTTAACCGGGAACAGCGGCTACAAGCGCGGGATGGCGCCGACGCTCAACGACGTCGCACACGCGCGAGCGCCGTACGCGTATCGCTGCTCGACCTGTGACGGCGGTCCCTGTCCAGGTACCTGCGCCGACGAACTTGAAACCGTCATTACGGCCCACACGTCCGACGACCTCGCGGCGGTAATCGTCGAGCCGGTCATGGGCGAGGCGGGAATCGTCGTCCCGCCGGAGGGGTGGCTCGAGCGCGTTCGGGAGCTCGCCCACGAACACGACGCGGTACTGATCGCTGACGAAGTTCAGTCGGGGTACGGGCGCACCGGCGAACTGTGGGCCGTCGACCATTTCGACGTCGTGCCGGACATCATGTGCCAGGCGAAGGGCATCGCGAACGGACTGCCGCTCGGCGCGTTCACGGCGACGCCAGAAGTCGCCGACGCGTTCGACTCGGGCGATCACTACTCGACGTTCGGGGGCAATCCGGTCGCGTGC from the Natronococcus sp. AD-5 genome contains:
- the pdhA gene encoding pyruvate dehydrogenase (acetyl-transferring) E1 component subunit alpha; protein product: MPTEDIAQFTIRSVQVLSEDETVDEELVPSLTDEELLELYEQMKRSRRLDERAIALQRRGELGTYAPAIGQEAAQIGSAFAMAEDDWIVPSFREQPALLVRETSPHKVLQYAMGMEEGAEIPGGEGALPPAIPVGTQPLHAVGVGWGEALQGRSNVALTYFGDGATSEGDVYEALNFAGVYDAQTVFVCQNNRYAISTRLEKQTDAETLAQKAVAAGIEGIRVDGNDVLAVYRVARDAIEKARDGDPVMIEALTYRRSMHTTSDDPSVYREPEEETEWEARDPIVRFQVYLEDRGILDEETKAAIDDRVETEIAEAIDRAQEDREELDPADMFRHVYAEMPPELERQFEAFGGDGDE
- a CDS encoding SDR family oxidoreductase, with protein sequence MSDTVLITGCSSGIGRATARAFLDDGWHVYATARNRDDLAELETTGATTAALDVTSDADVERVVDRIISERGRIDCLVNNAGFSQAGPVEDVPIEKVREQYDVNVFGPHRLLRAVVPHMRERGAGTIVNVTSITDRFPIAGMGVYSASKAALAAVSQTLRQEVREYGIDVVVVEPTVVATDHYDRTRDELIDVDHGTAYTDLYELHEQLHTIKSGGPGITTSEAVAETILEAANSESPKRRYSVGSTGKIGAVVAAVLPESWRTPVMSAGIRVATSRPAKRFLQWWFARHHRADRPEPSER
- a CDS encoding gas vesicle protein GvpH, producing MIEGNVSGVPPPSAEPIERADVDDGKAARRRETSDSKRKRKKRTRERPSEECLVDTHLIDDEFIVTADIPGARKGDVAAGLNPRTDELVISKNGAIVGRVTLP
- a CDS encoding alpha-ketoacid dehydrogenase subunit beta — protein: MSERLRMIEAVRETLRGELERDDDVVVYGEDVGRAGGVFRATEGLLDDYPDRVFDAPVAEAGIVGVGVGLAATGMRPVPEIQFQSFLYQGFHQLAQHVARIRSRTRGTISCPMTVRTPYGGGIHALELHSESFEAGFAHVPGLQVVFPSSPAETKGLLTSAIRSPDPVVFMEPTRLYRSFREEVPDDHEIPLGEARVVDPGDDVTVIAWGSMLRETLEAVEDVDASVEVIDPRTLYPLDAETIVDSAKKTGRCVVVHEAPRTGGMAGEITARINEEAFLYLEAPVERVTGYDVPVPLFAREDAYLPDADRIEAGIRNALEFG
- a CDS encoding PQQ-dependent sugar dehydrogenase, whose protein sequence is MKRRTILSVSGGIFSAAVAGCTGVLDAAGQTDGFEVEEVAQDLSHPWGMAFLPDDTRLLVAERDGRLSLHDPDDGTVEELEGTPSVYADGQGGLLDVALHPDFPDEPWLYLTYSTANDDGESTTALGRSRLDGEAARLEDAEELYVAEPFVDSDDHYGSRVVFGDDGRVYVTVGDRAFKNFGPDHVSQDPTNDLGTTLRLEPDGSIPDDNPFVDESGAKDAVFSYGHRNSQGMTVHPETGDLWQSEHGEEDGDEINIVEEGGNYGWPVASYGCEYGTDDPVGDDPRRREDLVDPVFYWECNSGGFPPTGMTFYDGDAFPDWEGDLFVGNLAGAYLGRFTVDGTDVEETDSLLEDRGWRIRDVEVDPETGALYVAVDGENAPLVRLVPD
- a CDS encoding helix-turn-helix domain-containing protein: MAQATIAVTLPEDVWVQQVSTAHPEATFQVVAAVPGTDSGFALVRIIGPDISTILEDMDDHSQIVELSLVQSSDDEATVHFETTMPLLLFSSRNPGMPIELPVAVRNGEATIEATGSRERLSQFAGQLSQYGLQYRIETLQERLRDTQLLSERQRELVVAAVEEGYYDTPRRCSLTELADHLDIAKSTCSETLHRAEEVIVKQFVDDLATAETEPLLEN
- a CDS encoding YciE/YciF ferroxidase family protein: MSAHQTEIRDFEDLFVYGLEAVYDMELKLVDALDEMSETATNDNLSKGFAVHRTETETQVQSVEAAFEALGREPTRRDNRIVDGLLAEREQFDASVTGDTLLNTYYLNAAMKTERLEISSYEELLMTAEKANLGADVTEPLRGNLEQESKTLRKLQALAGGADRRTLWSRLTGT
- a CDS encoding DUF6653 family protein; translated protein: MFTRAGAGDRLVDRYFWSGHANPWSVWAFVAAYLTLVLAIYRRNRTLLTEVLPLVAINPLVAPEPADDSAWATRVVFGERIWLEQGTLRSTNTLFTAASAPVFLFMLKSAVERRSLRTGVGTVASIVLMLAFFRRMARLYETQTDR
- a CDS encoding aspartate aminotransferase family protein, with protein sequence MSTDEGRTNLELLSEYDEYVMPVWKELSIPIKSASDCVLEDFDGEEYLDAFSGISVTNAGHHNDAIVEAATEQLRDVVHTCSYLHPNEPVAKLGKKIAEITPGDLQRSFFCNSGTEAVEGAVKLARKYTGSKEVVALEMAFHGRTLGSLALTGNSGYKRGMAPTLNDVAHARAPYAYRCSTCDGGPCPGTCADELETVITAHTSDDLAAVIVEPVMGEAGIVVPPEGWLERVRELAHEHDAVLIADEVQSGYGRTGELWAVDHFDVVPDIMCQAKGIANGLPLGAFTATPEVADAFDSGDHYSTFGGNPVACAAACATIDQLQDGILDNAGEQGAWLADELATLADEYNVVGDARGLGLMHGLEIVDPDAAGPRDVSPAPDPALARTIASRLVDAGIVIGVGGFYKSTLRIQPPLTIEREQLEAIVTGLREALEAETAG